In the genome of Populus nigra chromosome 19, ddPopNigr1.1, whole genome shotgun sequence, the window tgtaaaatattttttaaaaaattaagttttactcgagaaactagtatttaatattatttaataacactatataaattagaaggatatcgcatgatgacgtagcatttgtggaatatgatcgcaattccaattatgttcttgccgggtccgacccagttaaaaaaaattcaggttatatttttattttaattgtgttttattcaaaaaattagaaggagatcgcttgatgacataacaaaaaatgcagtttttgttgttgcgtgcttaagaaatcatgaaaaatatagttattgttGGATATATTTCGTATGTAATGAcattgcatatagtttaatggaataataaaaaatatttgatatcaatattatttatttcatgatgtaataatagtagttaaatctacaatatttaaattaaaaatattttttaattattttataacctcaatttgaaaagcatttttttaaccaaacacattaaactactttttgttcaacctcaatttcaaccacagttttaaccaaacatatatttttccaaaccaacctcaactaaaagtactttttataaaacaacttttttaaaaccacaaccacaacagcaacagcaataccaaacacactcttaagcAGGAAACCAGTGGGGATTTGGAAGGactttaacttttgattttgtaaaattttaaatggaCCGGCCCAATCCCTAATAGACATGGCCCGGTAGTTTTACTTTTACATGTAGTCCTTCCTGATTTTTGCAACGCTATAGAAAATTTGGTATTGTTAttgaatttagtttattttattggattaatttaaaaaattattaatttaaagtttgatctaagttgaattttaaattaaattaaaaaaatattgatttgataaaatctaaTTGACCCGATTCAAACATAATCAAGTTAGCAtcgagaattttttatattaaaaaataaaataaattatttttataaaaataattaatttatatttgaattaaacgGATCACCTAATAACTTATATTTACCGAGTTAATTTAAATACCACGTATTCTAGCACTAATTTACGAAaattattataactttttttcccAGTGTTAAAGACTTTATATGAATATTCAACAGGAACAAACATTACATTCTCAAAACTTGAGGACCCAGATCGGAAAACAATTCTTGGATTGACCATACACGTGTTAAGTCAACCTCAAACTCACACGTGTCCGAGAATGATCTGAAACCCCAAATCCCCAAGCAAGTACATAACTGCATCTAGGGTTTTAGACAaagcggaaaaaaaaaacccaaattaaagAATCGGGGATTCAAAAAAATcgaaatcaaaagcaaaaatgtTTCCAGGATTGTTTATGAAAAAACCAGACAAAGCAGAGGCTTTGAAGCAGTTAAGGTCACACGTGGCCATGTTTGGTGCCTGGGTTGTTGTGCTCCGTGTCACTCCTTATGTTCTTCATTACATCTCTCATGAAAAGGATGAGCTCAAGCTCGAGTTCTAGATCCCACCTTTCTTTCTGAAGGTAATCAAATTCTCTaactttcttcttgtttttgatttattagaCTGTTCTGGGAGatgtgtttttgttaattttaggatCGACGGGAATCggatttagtttagtttttgggttctttGACATTTTTGGGAGATgagtattaatttgattttctgttTGACTGGGCGATAGGAGTTTCAATTGTCACTCAAAAGAAACCCCTTCTGGGTTAAAAAGGTCGGATTGggttattaagtgtttttttttaattatttttttatgaacgaGTGTATTGAAATTTTACTGCTTAAATCTATGATGTGGGCCTTTTATATTAACgatcttaataaatttttctttataaataaaagaaatagatcAATCACTTGAATGCTTAGAGTTGAAATCGTGACTTTGCTTGTTCAGTGAGGTTATACTGGTGCTTCGATCTTTGAGCTAGCATGTAATGCTGTGCTGCAAATGTGATTTTATGGACTGTTGGAAATAATTCTGAATTGAAGTTTGAAATATATGGTCcataaatattgaattgaagGGCTAATGTGAGCTTAGAATGATGAAGGGAaacttatttttcttccttGGGTTTGGTTGAAGAAGCCTTTGGCGAGCAGTGGGTGAAGTAGAGAGGAGAGGAGGATGAAGTGAGGGTATCAGTCAAATTATCCTCCAGGTAATTAGAGGAAGGAACAGTGAATTTTGGCAATTATAAATTGGACATCGttgatcataaaaaaatgatgtttagaATGAAATGATGGGATGTTTGTAGTGTCAGTTATATTCTGAATGGCGATGTTAGTCAAGTTCACTGGCTTGTTTAAGTTTTTACTTGTTAATTCGTTATCATTGCTTGTTGCAAAACATTTAACTTGCTTTCAGTCTcgttatttttggaattttttagtgattttttttcaatagttgTTAATTTGCGCACCATATGGTAAGCTTTAAATTGCTAGAAAAAACCATAGATAAACTCGATGTCTTAATTCCAGGTTCCAGTGtcacaaattgtttttaatttcttcatcttattTACTgatgttatatttatttgacCTATTTTTCTTCTGCTGCAGTGGTCCTGGAGGAGACGAATTCTGTTGAGATGAAGATGAGTGTCCGAGCTCtatctattttctttccttcttcttcagcTGAAAGCACGTGAAGTTATCTTGTACTTGCATTAGGTCATCTTTTCTAGCTTCTTATGATTTTGGAGTTTCAATACTTTGATATTATTTAATGGCTGGTTGATGTATTTATTCCGTGGAATATACTTAGGTGaaagaattttatttcttagGAGGAATGTCTTACGTGTTATTTCTGAATGGTGTTCTCTGCCCGGAGGCCTCTCGGGGCATACAATATTAAGCATGTTCCATCTCCGCGGTTAGATGATTTTTCTTCCATGAAAAGCGGGGGAGACGGGATGGGAATTGGGAGGGCCGCCGGGAAGGCTGCGCTGTCTTGAAAGTAAAAGTCATTAAGGATTGGCCGACACATCTCTGTTGCAATTTGATCGTGTCTTTGAAATGAAAAGTTTGAAAGTAAGAGGAATTGGAAGCTGCATGAGAGATCTCTCTAATGCAACTAGAAATTTTACAGGGATATTTCAATTCAGCCCGATGAGACAGGCAGAAACCACTGGTCCATATAAGCAATTTTTAGTGAAGATAGTTGATTTCCATGTTAAATTAGACTAAAAAGGTGACTAAAATGGGTTTTACTCCTGAAAGGGAAAGGCTCAATGAAGGAGAAGACATGCTGGTCAATGAGTGGCTCAACAGTAGAACAACATGCGAACAACCAATAACCAGTTGCCGACAGGTCCAACCAAGCCAGGTCACCAGGGCGACCTTTATCCCGCGCTGTGCTGTGTTGAGCCAGCATGAATTGAGCTGTTTTACCTTTTTCTTTCAGCCCCCTTTTGCTATGCTATGCTtcaatgaaaatagaaaataccAGACTCTCGAGGCACGCTAACATGGTATCTCACTGTTTACTATTTTTGTGCAAAAGGACGATTCACCAGCATAGCTTCCTTTTAGTCCTTCCTTTCCCACTAACAAGGGAGTCAATAAAGGCATGACAAGTGGCGAGTCCACAACCCTCCAAATAAAGCACTGGTTCACCTTTCTCTCCTAGCCATCTATGCATTGTTTTGACCACcaagatttaattatttcttaatgcCTTGAAAATTTTGTGAAGTGCTTTCTGGTCCCATCCCCCGCGGCCCACGATGCTCCTCAAcagtaaaataacaattaaagggaaaaaaaagaagaaaaaagactgTTGTAGTGCCATAGCAAATTCcttgagttgattttttgtaTGGATAAATTCGAGTAAAAGTCAAGCTAAGCTTCGAATTATATGAAGAATAAAGTTATGACAAACACCCCCATAATCttaatgtatttattaaaaaataacaaaattacttTATATATCAAAGTCTTGCATTCAAGtttaaaaggaaataaacaattcttttacataaatatatcattttaaacatGAATAACGTACTTAAAATCAATCTATATTTAATCTTGATGCCCTAACCtccatgataaataaaaaattgcccTGCCCTAACCTCACTCTTTAAAAAAACGAGAAacgaaaaagaagaagtaagaCCAAGTTTTCTTGAGCTATTAACTACTAAATAGTATTTAGTCACCAACCATAAACAGCATCTCCATTACACTCATCCTTCCTTCTTCCCACCTGCAAAAACTAATTGCAGTTTACCTCCAAAATTCTTTGACGTTTCCTTGAACACCAATTCTTCCTCCTCTCCATCTCTCTGTCTTTGGCAATTTCTCACTTTAGGCAAGAAAAGGCCAAGAATGTTGATCAAATCCTCGGCATAACACGCACATGTTATACACCTTCGGGTTGATTTAGATGAAAAGTCTCTTGGGGTGGAGATGGCTATGGCTGAGAATTGAAGGGCCAGTAAGATGAGCCTTGAAAAAGAGGGCAATCAAAGAAGAAGTAATAACAGAGGAAGAAGATCCCATGCAACAAGCCCATGGATGATGTACCTGGTTCAGTAGGGACTAGTGCCAGCTTCTCTTTGAGATTGGGTCAGACCATCTTCTCTTCTGCTTCTCTTCTTTTCATGTCTCTCGGTGTTGAATTCTACAGCTACACTGCTTTCTGGTAAACTCTGTTCTCTTCTTTTCATCTCATTCATGGAAGTTCATCTAGtgtctttgattttgttgtttcttgttttgGTATTGCAAGACAGATGTtacattttcaatttatttttcttcggGATAATCGAACGCAAATTTAGGAGGACACAGATTACCGTAAATCTTAAATTAACTCAATTGTTAGTTTCGATCACGAGTCAAAGCAACAACCTGTGATCGATAATGGAAATAGCCTGCCTTAAATTTCACATGATCTCTTACGTTTTGGTTACCGATTTGTTGGTAGAAATGAGGAAATCTTTTGTTTTAGTGCTGTAGATCTTCAAAATAATCCTGGAAACAGAATTTGTCCACTCAACAAATCAAAGTTACTTCAATTTTCTGTTTTCTGCTTAATTTGTGAAACCATAATGTCTAAGACCTTGTTTTTCCGAACCCAATCAAATTACTAACTCTAGCCATTATATCAAAATGGATTATTTATCCCCTCAATTTGCCATTTCTGGTCTCAGCTTTCAAGCACGAAAAGTTTTCTTCTGTTAGATGAGCTcttgttgatgttttttctttttgtggcaCCCACTTCCTGGCGCTGCGTTGCTTCTGGCATCTTTGACAATATTTCACctgagtttaattttattttaaattagttaatcAATGTCAGGATCTCTGTGTACTCCCCCTAAAAGATCTCTTGAATTTCTCTTGTCCAAATAGTTTCAGGTTTTGTTACTCATCTACCTTCTTTCAAAGGTCCACCTTGTTCTTCTACATGTCACGTCTTTCTCGTCTCACATAAACCTTAAATGAAATGTAGTATAATTTGTGTGATGACTCATAATACAGAAACGGGATTCCACTCTGTCCGTAAGAGCTAGTTTAACTACTGTGTTGGCTCCATGCGGTATGTTCCCTACTTTCTGTTTAGTGGAAAGCATGTGCTAGTGCCTAACTTTTTGTCCAAAAGTTCCAGCGGCTTTAACCATCACTTTCTCAAGAAAGTAGTGCATATTTTGATCAaacaatggctgattttacttGCACAATATCATTTGATCAGCATATTGAATCATCAGAGGCCCTTCATGggtttttatgcttttataaaatcatatttttgctTTTCAGCTACTTAGTTACAATCATGGGTTTGGCTATTCCATGGAGTTTCACATTGGCAATAGTTGATGGATACTCTGTTCTGGTAAAATGCCCTATTCGACAACCGGGAATACTTCTGATTATTGTCCTTGGAGATTGGGTATGTACCGTAGTGATTTATCCAAAATTAATTGATGCGGTGATTGGAACAAGTGACAAATTCCATCATGATACATGGCAGGTGTTATCAACTCTCATATTAGCCGCAGCATGCTCAACAGCTAGCGTTGTGGATCTCCTGCTCCACTCTAATGGATCTCATTGCCCTCCAAAGATTTGCAGCAGGTATCAAATATCGGCTGCCATGGCTTTCTTGTCTTGGTTTCTGTCTATGGCTTCTTCTCTTTTCAATCTTTGGTTACTCCCTTCCTTGTGATTTTTCACTCGTAGTTCAAAGGCAAATTTTGCGATTAGCGTAAGATTGTTAATGGTTAGAAAATCCAAGTTCTGTACGTACACATGTTCAAAGTTTTGACAATTGTGGATCCAAAACCATATGGTTACAATTTTGTTTACGTATTTGAGAAATTATACAAAAGCATTGTAATTAGGtttaaattaacttgataaaaaaccATCAATGTTTTGTACTTGATGTGcaaaaaggttgaaaaattGTAGTACAAACTGTTGTGGCTTTTCTGTCCAAAGCTCTCAAACGTGGGTATCCTCCAGAATTACTCCTGTTTCCTGATTCAAAACCTAAGGGCCCCTGTAATCAATCTTAAACCTTCCACAAACTCAACACTCCACTCGAATTTCTGCTGAGGTGCTTGCTAGGGGTAACTGAAGTTACTGTGGCCTGCTTGTGGGTAAAATATATCTTGCTCGTAACATCGACTTCCAATTAGGTGATTTGACATATTCACTTGGAATTCTATAACATCTGCTACCAGTTCTGTTAAGTTCCATAACAGCAGATTCCTGCATCTATGTACCACGTCggatcataatatttttattaatgccaTTTTCTATCAATGCTTTGCAGACCAGTCAAACTCAAACTACAATATGTACATTAACAGCAACATATCTTAACTAGTCAGTTCACGAGAGGAAACACCCCTCAACATCCCATTGTTGTACAAGAAGGCAAACGGTTTTTTTTCCCCAGAAAAATCTAGCGATTTTATCCCTGCTCGAGGCATATAACTTTAGAAAGTACAGTAATTTGTTCGGGAAGCTAACTTAAGCTTATAGCCAACTAGGTTTAGCACCAATCTGAACATAAAAGCACTCAACAGTTTTGCGGCAAACATATTATCTCCAACAATATGTTCCAGGCCTGCAGAAGGATATGGATCGATAATCTTTACGGCCAGCATAAAACTCGTTCTATCAAATCTTAAGTGCCACTCCCTGGTAGTTCACATTTATCACCAATGGACAGACTACATCGCATCAACAGGGAGAAGATTAAAGTCACCAAGTTGGCAGGCAACACCTCATTCTTCACGTCTCATTACTCtgcatgttctttttttaagcaGTCATTGCTCCGACAAGGAGCAAAACAAATAGATTTCCTTGGTTACAACTCACCAGAATCTGCTCATCTTGATGCAAACAAACTCAATACCTACAAgatgagaaataaatatattaacgATGGGGGAAGATAAACATATGCGAACTCATCAATCATTATCTATCTCAACCATTGAATCCACCAAGAAAGGCTGCTTTCTGAATTCATTTGTAGCACACTTGACTGTCTGTTTACATGCTAGACACCTATATGAACATGGGCATTTGCATTCATATGGTTATAagcgagaaaaaaatattactgtcAAGAATCAAGATTGTCTAGAGGACCAGACACCACCAGCCATCCAATTAGCAAATATCATTTACCTGGTTGTCTTGATCTCATCAACCATTATCTATCTCAACCATTGAATCCACCAGGCAAGGCTGCTTTCTGAGTTCATTTGTTGCATACTTGACTGTCAGTTTACGTGTTACACACAGCTATACCGCCATGGAGCATGTGCACTTCTTTGAttgtaaaagacaaaaaatgtaACTGTCAAGAATCAAGATGTTCTTGATGATCATACACCACCAGCTATCCTTTTAGCAAATATCATTTGCCTGATAGCAAAATGCAGAGGCTGGCAGCACATCCATGGTGCTAAAAGCTTTCAAAGATACTTACACAACATGCACCTGTATTGAACAGTAAAGGACAGAAATGAGGAAAAATGATATAACAAATCAAATTTGCAGTAAAACCTGATCACAAACATGTAAGTTTAACAAAAACATACCAaatttctcaaacttttgaAGGTGAACACAAAAACCCAAGGGATAGGCTCACAACTAGTCAACTGTTAACATTCAATCCTCTTGCTGCTGCTTTTGAGCTACAGGCATTTCCTTCTTCAACACGGCTGCCATGTCCTCATTTCCCAACTTCGCATGCCCTTCAATAAAAGCACCATAAATtgctaaattttattaaaatcctTTCCCCACCATCCCTGATTGAAGTTTCAATGCTTCCTCCAATTTCCCATCCTCGCAAAATCCCTTAAACAACAACTCATAACTCTTCCCACTCGAATGCAAACTAAGATCTCTCATTGCATTCCTCATAATCTTCAAAGCTTCAAAAACTCTTTTCTGCTAACAAAGCCCTCTCCTACACATATTCTTATACACAAGAATAGCCGAATCAACACCCCCAATTCTACAGTACCCCTTACTAA includes:
- the LOC133679654 gene encoding mitochondrial import receptor subunit TOM6 homolog encodes the protein MFPGLFMKKPDKAEALKQLRSHVAMFGAWVVVLRVTPYVLHYISHEKDELKLEF
- the LOC133680500 gene encoding CASP-like protein 5C1, which encodes MDDVPGSVGTSASFSLRLGQTIFSSASLLFMSLGVEFYSYTAFCYLVTIMGLAIPWSFTLAIVDGYSVLVKCPIRQPGILLIIVLGDWVLSTLILAAACSTASVVDLLLHSNGSHCPPKICSRYQISAAMAFLSWFLSMASSLFNLWLLPSL